ctcaaaataaataaagacgtgagaagaaagaaagaaagagaaaggaaggaaggaaggaaggaaggaaggaaggaaggaaggaaggaaggaaggagaaagaaagaaagaaagaaagaaagaaagaaagaaagaaagaaagaaagaaagaaagaaagaaagaaactgggtcACAAAGAATTGGAGCCAAGCAAGGTGACCATTATCTAAACCTGTCCTTGAATTGGTCCTGGGGGTTCATTCTTGTAGACTCATCAAATGGAGAGGCCgtcgcaggtggatcacctgaggtgaggatttcaagaccagcatggacaccatggtgaaacctcatctgtactaagaaaaaaaaaaaattacctgggtgtggtggtgggcacctgtgatctcagctgcccaggagactgaggcatcagaatcacctgatcttgaaaggcagagactgcagtgagccgagattgggccactgcactcctgcctggatgacacagccAGACACTGTCCCAAACTAACAAACGAAAAACGTGAGTGGCTAGAATTTATTCTCAGAGTCATGGTACCTGAACTTATGCCCCTCTGAACGCTGAGCAGATGGAAATACCATagtggaaggtgcctgtaatcccagatactctgaaggctgaggtgagagaatcccttgagcccaggagattcaggctgcagtgagccgagattgcactactgcactccagcctgcatgacagagtgagaccccgcctcaaaaaataaattaattaattaaaattccaTTTGAGGGAGAAGTTAATTAAAGTCCACACTTCAGCTTTGAAATTACTtcaaaatcctttttattttatgatttgggacagtgtctggctctgtcacccaagctggtgtgcagtgcctTTATCTAGGCTCTCTGCAAATCCACTGCCTCCTAAAGAAGATTCTCTTGCTTCTGCCTGTAGAGTAGCTGTCATTATTCGTTCCTGGCAACACACACGGTTAATTTCTGTAGTCTTTTAGGAGAAATGCGGTTTCGCCACGTTGAgcaggttggcctcgaactcctgacctcaagtaatctggctgccttggcctcccaaagtgctgggattataggtgtgagccactgcgcccggcctccagtTGGCATATCTTGCTGTTAGGTTTGAGCCTGAATGAGCCCAATTTGACAATAAAGGATGGCAGTATCTCTTTCCAGATGCAGAGAGTGTCACAAATGAATTGAAATTGATCTTCAGTATTCTAGGCAGTCGAATGTATTCTGGTTTTCAATTTTGACTAATCTGGTACGTTTgactaatctttttgttttttagataaaaTCGCAATTGCACATCTCACGAGTGCCAAAGAAAATGcatgtttaatattttccaaCAAATTATGACATTTTTGTGGTAGAAGTATCATGTACCAGAAAATCAAACCTTTGTAAAATCTCAAATGCATATTATAGTTAgcatacatgcccattgctgtcCAGTCATGAGGTAATTGACGTTGATTCAAGTTCAGTCTCTAAGAATGTGTAACAGCTGTTCAGCGGGTTTTACTTTTTCaggtaattgtatttatttatttatttttggagacagaaggttctcactctcacccaggcagaagtgcattGGTGTGAACTGAagcctcattgcagcctcagactcccggaccgaaacaattctcttgccacagcctcctgagtacctgggagtacaggtgtgtagtCTCACAGGTACTAGGACTAGACGCTATGTCTAATTTTCTTTGAttgttattggttttattttttaaagaaaggtggTTGTTGCTATATTGCTTAGGCTtcttttgaacttctggctttgAGATCTTTCGGTCTCGGCCCCCCAGAGTGCCGGAATCAGGCGAGAGCCAGTgcatctggctagaacttcctatTTTTTTGGTAATATCAGCGTGGTTTGCTTCTCAAAGCAAACCCCACTTTCAGAAGGAAACCCCCACTGGAGAGGTGTTACACATTGTTGGAGAGTCAGCTTTGAAAGGTCCATTTATCTCTTCCTTCAACTTACAGATATGCGGAAATGCAGCAAATCCTGTCCGTATAATTTACACTTACTGATGACTTCCAAGTGAAGGTATCAGAGCACATGATGAGTTCCTTGTACAGTGCATctgaaaaaaaactcaaaaatgtgGTTGGGTGAGTTAGCTGatgactgtagtcccaggaggttgggaggcagaggcaggtggattattggGGTCAGGCGTTCGAGGCCAGCCAGGACCCCgagaagaaaccctgtctcctctaaaaatacaaacattagaggCCGGGTGCGTTGGATCactcttgtaaccccagcactttgggaggctgaggtggatggatcgcctgaggtcaggagtttgagacaaggctgaccaacatggtgaaagcctgtctctcctaaaaatacaaaaattagccggccgtagTGGTGAGtccctgtaattccggctacttcacacgctgaggcaggagaacgcttgaagcagggaagaagatgttgcagtgagccgagattgtatctcacaggttattttctgtttcccattCTATTAAATTCCTATGAACGAATTTCACATGGAGATGGTTTAGGAAAAATACTCCTATGGTCAGAGTATCATAGACAGTTTTTGTTTAAAACGTGTCTCCCTGGCCTCTGAAAATAACCTGCAGTGGAGCGGGCTAGTAAGCTCACTGCAGACTGGTCCTCATCTCTTTAAGATATCCTGCTGCCTTAGCATCCAAAAAAGAGGAGGTACACTGATGCACAATTAAATGCAGCCATTTCTGCCTATTTCCTAGAGACTCTATTTGTCCATGTCGCCCAGCCTTTGTCTCAAATGCCTCAGGTGAAGCGcaatgcctgcctcagccttgcaaagtgctgccATTAAGGACCCGAGTTACCACACCTGGACAGACACTATATCTTGATTTGCCACTGTGAAGACACACAAGACTAGggagttttatcattttatttaatcttcagatTTCTACGCTGTATGTGAACGAAAATGCAACATCATAACATGAATAACCCACCCGAAGGTCAAAGGTGCTAACTTCTCTCTTCTGAAATTATTTGCACATTTTTACCCTAAAAAACAAATCTGGTCCAATTTTCTCATGAAAATACTTCCTTCCACAGATTAGTTTGTTACCTCTAAACGCTACGGATTATAAGAGTTCTCTTTCAATGGAAAACTAAAGAGCACTCACGTAAGCATTCTTACATGTTTAGTAGTTATTTGTATCTTTGAATAGCATATTCATccattaattagatttttattcattatatattccATTTCGTCAGGCGGTGTGATCCAGTAAATTAATTGGTTTACCTACTGGGGTCCAAATCTTTTTATCTGATAGCATCATTGGGTTTCTCCAccaccatttttattttgattaccaGATAATTTCTTGAACCTTTAAGCAATCTGGACTCTGAAACTTTATGCCGATTTATTGTACACTTAACTGTCCCAAAGTGACGACTTTTAAAGCACTCCTGTCCATAGTAAATTAAACCCGATAGGCTGAGCATAGGGGAAAGCTGACAGGCTTTGCatgctggcttatgcctgtattaatagcactttgggagacagaagaggGTGGATCCTGATTGAAGGGAAGACCATTCCCAACAGGGTGAAATGGTCTCTGTACAAATTACAAAATACTAGCCAGCTGACAGACACCTGAAATCCCACTTACTAAAGATGCAGAGGGAGAAACATAGCTTGAAAACAATACGTGGAGATGGCAATGAGCTAagttcaagccactgcaccctagcttcAGTGACAATGCTAGTCTGCGtcacaaaagaaatatatgaacaagtcaataaaataaaaataacttcacaAAACACCAGCCCTTCTGGATCATACGTATTTGTGAGAATGTATTGCTACACACTTATTTATAACCATTGCAagtatttcaagaaataattaaTGTTAGTTCATGAAAGACATTGATTTTCCAATTTTTCGGAACGATTAATATCTTTAAGCTATGTATTTAGGAAATTTAGCTGGCTCACTTTTGAGTAAGGTGGAAATAGTTTTTCATAACCATTGTGCCCTCTAGTCACAGAATGCTACAAGAAGAATGTTCTGGGTACCTTCAACTTCAGCAACAAAACCCACCTAATGCTTTCCTTTATCCTTTAGTATCCCTTAAAGGGCAAATCGTTTAGTTTGAGATTAGTTCAGTAGTCTTTCTGAAGCCTTCTGAAAATTAACCTTTTGATGTGTCCAAtgtgttggggttacaggagtgagccacctggcctggccaaAACCGctacatttttctttgagacacatTCTCACCCTGTCCCCCAGGTGGAAGTGCAGCAGtgtaatcctagctcactgcaacgtccgcctcctgagttcaagcagttctcctgactcggcctccagagtagctgcgactacagccatgtgccaccatgcctgcctaattttctgtatttttattagagactggctTTCACTCTGTAAGCGAGGATGGTTTCAATCCCCTGATCTTGTGGTCCActtgcttaggcctcccaaagaggtgggccgcctgctgagttcaagcagttctcctgactcagcctccagagtagctgcgactacagccgtgtgccaccatgcctgcctagttttctgtatttttattagagactggctttcaccCTGTAAgcgaggatggtttcaatctcctgaccttgtggtccacttgcttaggcctcccaaagtgctgggaatacagggatAAACTAAAGAAACACAGCCCAGGTAGGAAACCTGTACACATTCCAACGGAATCTGGACAGAGATGCCTATTCTTGTTTCAGCTTAGGtgcaaacaaatgaagaaatctcTCAACACCGCAGTTTACTCTCCTCCGTCATTTGCGTTTAAGCATGTGTAGCAATAAAATCAGGCATTTTATATTACATGGAAAATTTTATTCCGGAAATGTTAAAACGGACATTACATCAAAGCAGAATAGTTTTCAATTCAGTTGGCACTAACAGTTGTAAAATTACTTGCAAAAAATAAGCTTTTAGCTTAATACCTCAAAAACATTCATGAAGGAAgtatctccccttcctccccaaaaCAACCTATTTCTTATAGTGATACTCAGGTAATAATGCAGAAACCACATATTGATTTGCCATTCAACAGCAATGTCTGGTATGCAATAATCATGATTTTTAGCAGCACCTTCAGTCTCCTTTTTCAGATCGCCTTCCCCCATCCTCTCCCTTAGGTGTCCCATCTCTTGAGCTCCCATGTGCTTcaggagaagcacggttcattcTCTCCACAGACGGTGGACACGTTGGTTCTTTTCTGCCACAATGCTCAGCATCAGTGGAAGAGAAATCACCATGGCTCCTTGAGTACTTCTCCCGACTTCTGCCATACCTATCTCGCGCATTGTTATCATCAGGGAAACTGCTTCCACCATAAGTCTTCCGAGGCCCCTGTGCAGGTGCTGCACCACGAGACGTCCCTGTGGGGTTAATAAAATTACGGAACTTATgttaaaatacatgtaaacatttttactGGCATCACTAAAGCATGAATCAGATAAAGTACTATTTGGAAACATTAGCATTCATCTGTCTTTATTGACAGGAGactctttatttctgcattgttCACAAGGCTCTACTGAAAAGAGCCGTAAGAGCAGTATTTCCAAGTTCAAGGAATTTCATTCTGAACCGGCCCTCAATTAAAACTGAGGTTTTAAGCTTCGTACCGTTCTCTAAGCTTTCTACTGTTCAGAACGCTCAATATTTAAACATGTTGTACGTTTCCTTTATACTTTCTCGTTTAAAAACTCTGGTCTATTCAATATAATTCTGTAACTGGAAAATCAAACGTGGAGTCTTACTATGTATCTGATATGACGCTCTGTTAGAACTGCTACTACGACGTTCAAAATGATCTCTACCACCATGCCTTCCGTGGCCATCATGATCACtagattaaacaaaaaaagtttgaCACTGTCAGAATGAACAATTTAAGACATCTATTGGACAAAACCGAAAAATGTTATAATACCTGTATCCTCTAGTGGAACCTTTATCCTGTCTAGAAGGAGCGTGATCACGGTATGCATTGTGTCTACTCATCGAagcatattccatggtgtctcgGAAACTTGGATTATTTCTGATTGCAAAAGTTGAAGAACAAATTTTAAGTTGTCAACTTCTAGTATCAaaaacacaacttatctacaGGTTAAATACAATAAAGGCCAGACATATATAAAGGCCTAGTCACTTCTCCAAGTACAACATGCGAATACCCAAAAGACAGGTGGAACTGATACCCATAATTGGTTATTCtcaaaatgcatttcaaaaccCAAGAGATATCGTATTTCAGCCATACTAAAATggctatacattttaaaatgctaggAACACCAAGACTGTCAGAGAATGCAGATAAACTGGAATCCTGATACAATGCTTGCCGGAACGGAAAATGATGCTGCTACTACGGAGAAATGTGGTGgggcctcaaaacaaaaaaattaacatcagaCCAAGAATTATCCCTCGTACATACCCAGCACTGAGTAAGTGTACTAAGACAAACGTGTGTATAAAAGTAGTGTGGaggaaacacacaaacaaaagaatggcttAACAGCCTGTGAAACAAGGGAAGTGCTATGATGTGAATGAAAGTTCAGGacatgaggcagaaagaaaagagataccAAAGTCGAGTCGTGTTTGAGCCCAATACCATGAAGCAGGCAGAACAGGTCAGTTCACGAACAAAACAGACTGGAGTTTTTTAGCAGCTGAGGGAAAACAGAAGATGAAAGGGACTGCTTAACTGGCAAGGGAGTTGCAGTGCGGAGTGATGAAGAGGTTCTGGAACTAGAGGGAGGTGGCTGTCGCACAACACAGCATGTAATAAATGCCACTTAATGGTTTACCTAAAAGTGTTCAATTTCCTTACGTGAATTTCATCACTAAAACCACAACAcactagtttttcatttttctgttacctAGTCTTAGTTGCATAACCATCATCTTTTCCTGACACACGGTCACGTCTCCAGGAAGAGACTGACATTCCGCGTGAAGGGCCTCCTCCGTAAAACTCTCTTCCACGTGATGGGGGACCTGCAAATTTAACATGATTAAACGTTACGGAAACAGCAGAGAACCTGAAACACTATTACCTGTTCACTGAGACAACTGTTATATTTCTTCAAGGAATCAATTCTTCTTTCCCTAAGTCGCCAGAAATGCATGACATCATGAATACTTTTTACGGCTCTGAATTATCCCTTGATTCCTACAAGGCCAGTTCTTACAAACTTAAGCCACACGCTAATACTTGGGTAGAGGTTCACTTTCTATGGCTTATAACTATTagttatcattttccttctcataTGAATCGCCCACGTCTATTAATGACACAGGCAAAACACGTAAAACCATCAACGTCTTCGCTGATTGTAAACATTCCACGTTCGTGCTTTCTCGGCTCAAGAAAGGAAATTTACCCATGTTGTTCAGTGCatctcactcacacacatactGCAACCCTCGAATGGCTGCATGCTATGATTCCAACTGAATGCTCTCCTTGGTCTCTACGTGGTTGCCCCTATCTTAAAGGTGGAAAAACTAAAATGTACTACTGCAGTTTCGTAAAACTCTCTAAGCCTTCTACTGTTCAAAACTCTCGGTGTTTAAAcatgttatatttttcctttatcctttcCCTTTTACAGACTCAGGTCTATTCAATATGATTCTGTAATTGAAAAATCAAACGTGGAGACTTACTATATGTCTGATATGACGCTCCGTTAGGACTGCTACCAGGACGTTCAAAATGATCTCTACCACCATGCCTTCCGTAGCCATCATGaccactaaattaaaaaaaaaaaaaaaaaagattgacactgtcagaatgaaaaatttaagaaatctgtTGGACAAAAGCGAAAAATGTTATAATACCTATATCCTCTGGTGGGACCTTTATCCTGTCTAGAACGAGCGTGATCACGGTATGCACGGTGTCTGCGAATCGAAGCATATTCCTTGGTGTCTCGGAAACTTGGATTACTTCTGATTGCATAAGttgaagaaacaaattttaagttGTCAGCTTCTAGTATCAAAAACATAACTTATTTGCAgcttaaatgaaataaaggccAGACATATACAAAGGCCTGGGCACTTCTCTAAATGCAACATGGAAATACCCAAAAGACAGGTGGAACTGACACTCATCAATAGTTATTGAGAAAATTCACTTGAAATTCCAAGTATGAGATCATATTTCAGCCATACTAAAATGGctatacatttcaaaatgctCGGAACACCAAGACTGTGAGCGAATGCGGATAAACTGGAATCCTGATACAATGCTTGCCGGAACGGAAAATGATGCAGCTACTACGGAGTGCATCAGTGGTGGGGcctcaaaacagaaaagattaaCAGTAGACCAAGAATTATCACTGGTACATACCCGGCACTGAGTAAGTGTACTCAAACAAACGTTTGCATAAGAATAGTGTGGCGGAAACACGCAAACAAAAGAATGGGTTAACAGCTTGTGAAACAACTGAAGTGCTATGTATGATGTGAATGAAACTTCAGGacatgaggcagaaagaaaacagatacaaaaGTCGAGTCGTGTTTCAGCCCATGACCACGAAGCAGGCAGAACACGTCAGTTCACAAACAAAACAGACTGGAGTTTATTAGCAGCTGAGGGAAAACAGAAGATGACAGGGACTGCTTAACTGGCAAGGGAGTTGCAGTGCGGAGCGATGAAGAGGTTTTGGAACTAGACGGAGGTGGTTGTTGCACAACACAGCATGTAAACCACTCGACGGTTTACCTTAAAATGTTCAATTTCCTTACGTGAATTTCATCACTAAAACCGCAACAgactagtttttcatttttcctttacctATTCTTAGTTGCATAACCACCATGTTTTGGTGACATACGGTCACGTCTCCAGGAAGAGACTGACATTCCGTGTGAAGGACCTCGGTAATTCCCTCTTCCACGTGATGGGGAACCTGCAAATTTAACATGATTAAATGTCATGTAACCAGCACAAAACCTGAAACACTGTTACTTGGTTTCTATGACAACTGTTACAAGATATTTCTCCAATGACTCAGTTCTTCTTTCTCTAGGTCGCCAGAAATTCATGACACCATGAATACCTTCTTACGGCTGTGAATTATCTCTTCATTCCTGCAAGGCCAGTTCTTACACACTTAAGCCCTACACTAATACTGAGGTAAAGATTCACTTTCAATGGCTTATAACCCTtagttattattttccttctcacaCGAATCGCCTACGTCTAGTAATGACACAGGCAAAACCTGTAAAACCATCAAAGTCTTCGCTGATTGTAAAGTTTCCACGTTTGTGCTTTCTCGGCTCAAGAAAGGAAACTTACCCATGTTGGTCAGTGTATCTCACTCGCACAAACACTGCAACCCTCGAATGGCTGCATGGTATGATTCCACCTAAGTGTTCTCCTTGCTGTCTAAGTGACTGTCCCCATCATAGaggttgaaaaattaaaatgtactagTGCAGGTTTTCTAATGATGGCCAAGAAT
This genomic interval from Callithrix jacchus isolate 240 chromosome Y, calJac240_pri, whole genome shotgun sequence contains the following:
- the LOC118150925 gene encoding RNA-binding motif protein, Y chromosome, family 1 member B-like, yielding MEAGCLGQLFVGGLTREATEETLKAVFERHGPVSEVLLKKDGSMKCRGFGFITFENPADAELAASEWNGKFVDGKTMKVEQAKEPFFQSGGRQGTLRFSRKRRPTGEQRSASGSRGQTRRRHPSRGERLDGGESTRDLNVSSFRGTFPVESRPSSASGGPHPKRSAPFTVARSNSGMGGRGSPSRGRGNYRGPSHGMSVSSWRRDRMSPKHGGYATKNRSNPSFRDTKEYASIRRHRAYRDHARSRQDKGPTRGYSGHDGYGRHGGRDHFERPGSSPNGASYQTYSPPSRGREFYGGGPSRGMSVSSWRRDRVSGKDDGYATKTRNNPSFRDTMEYASMSRHNAYRDHAPSRQDKGSTRGYSDHDGHGRHGGRDHFERRSSSSNRASYQIHRTSRGAAPAQGPRKTYGGSSFPDDNNARDRYGRSREKYSRSHGDFSSTDAEHCGRKEPTCPPSVERMNRASPEAHGSSRDGTPKGEDGGRRSEKGD